Proteins encoded by one window of Halomonas sp. SH5A2:
- a CDS encoding circularly permuted type 2 ATP-grasp protein translates to MTAPVSTSLLELNSAGLVEDYLNQLGKGQPGVFDAMLDRQGQLRPGWASLLNALEALGADGRHQRHEEIQRLLAENGVIFNMHDDGQRRVWRLDPLPWVIDQTHWQALESGLMQRSRLFNALYDDIYGERRLFDAGLLPTQAILASPDFLLPCHGSQPSGRPAINFHGVDVMQDAKGQWRVMGDRLQAPSGTGFALENRILMARALPEMYRNAPLKRLAGFLDKYHRRLTLLAYQHRDNPRVVLLTPGPNSPRYFEHAYLANYLNIDLAEGQDMVVRDSQLWLRTLGGLQAVDVVLRHCDDAFCDPLELRSDSQLGVPGLLQGARSRGVAISNALGVGVLESRALADYLPALCEHLLGEPLLLPDANPDTQPATAPVFDSQLQRLTPTTLNLRCFVARTPGGGAATSQQSNDYHVMPGGLAWVGLPGSPSLQSPVVKDVWITANTPQPHVSQLRQARGPMVATRDGNDLPSRVAESLFWLGRYGERLDARSRLLREALLRLMEFDQDDIADRLLDELLLVLEIDGQDDAQDDTQDRDEACIKAPPVGFTQKRAALLAQFDDANPQALAPLFTQLLSNARSVRDHLGDDAWRVLHQLRQRMNSVTPNLDASAARRTCEDISARLAAFFGLCNETMPHHFGWRLMDIGRFLDRLLGLLSLLKLTLNAPQTPGLALWEVVLATTDNFNAYRRRYRSELHPEAILDLLLFDETNPRSVGYMLKRLERQIDRLPSSASPYRNAERRLLIQANAALHLADIDRLSHLDTPEAQDALEQLLDTLIEPLNALSDAISHSHFSHVERPRQLVSMGPEA, encoded by the coding sequence ATGACGGCCCCTGTCTCTACCTCACTGCTTGAGCTTAACTCTGCCGGGCTCGTTGAGGATTACCTGAATCAGCTAGGCAAGGGACAGCCCGGCGTTTTCGATGCCATGCTCGATCGCCAGGGCCAACTACGCCCAGGCTGGGCGAGCCTGCTCAACGCCCTTGAGGCGCTGGGGGCGGACGGCCGTCACCAGCGGCATGAAGAGATTCAACGCCTGTTGGCGGAAAACGGCGTTATTTTCAACATGCACGACGATGGCCAACGGCGCGTGTGGCGACTTGACCCGCTGCCCTGGGTCATCGACCAGACGCACTGGCAGGCGCTGGAAAGCGGCCTAATGCAGCGCAGTCGCCTTTTTAATGCCCTGTACGATGATATTTACGGTGAGCGCAGGCTGTTTGATGCGGGCCTGCTGCCAACGCAGGCGATACTCGCATCGCCCGATTTTCTGCTGCCTTGCCACGGTTCCCAGCCCAGCGGCCGGCCGGCCATCAATTTCCACGGCGTCGACGTCATGCAGGATGCCAAGGGGCAATGGCGGGTGATGGGCGACCGTTTACAGGCGCCCTCGGGTACCGGTTTTGCCCTGGAAAACCGCATATTGATGGCGCGCGCCCTGCCCGAGATGTATCGCAACGCACCGTTAAAGCGCCTGGCAGGCTTTTTGGACAAGTATCACCGCCGTCTCACCCTGCTTGCCTATCAACACCGCGACAATCCCAGGGTGGTGTTACTGACCCCTGGGCCTAACAGCCCTCGATATTTTGAACACGCCTACCTGGCCAACTACCTCAATATCGACCTCGCGGAAGGCCAGGACATGGTGGTGCGCGACAGCCAGCTATGGCTGCGCACGCTGGGCGGTCTTCAAGCCGTCGATGTGGTATTGCGCCACTGCGACGATGCTTTCTGCGACCCGCTGGAGCTCAGGAGTGACTCGCAGCTAGGCGTGCCTGGGCTTTTGCAGGGCGCCCGCAGCCGCGGTGTCGCGATTTCCAACGCGCTGGGCGTCGGCGTTCTGGAATCTCGTGCGCTTGCCGATTATCTGCCAGCGCTGTGCGAGCACTTGCTCGGCGAGCCGCTGCTGCTGCCTGACGCCAACCCCGACACACAGCCCGCTACCGCGCCGGTATTTGACAGCCAGCTGCAACGCCTGACGCCCACTACGCTGAACCTACGCTGCTTCGTTGCCCGCACGCCGGGAGGCGGGGCCGCAACAAGCCAACAGTCCAACGACTACCACGTCATGCCCGGCGGGCTGGCCTGGGTCGGCCTTCCCGGCTCACCGTCCCTTCAAAGCCCGGTCGTCAAGGACGTGTGGATAACCGCCAATACGCCTCAGCCTCACGTCAGCCAGCTACGCCAGGCACGCGGCCCAATGGTCGCCACGCGAGACGGCAATGACCTCCCCAGCCGCGTGGCCGAAAGCCTGTTTTGGCTCGGTCGTTATGGTGAACGTCTGGATGCGCGTTCACGCCTGCTGCGCGAAGCCTTGCTACGGCTGATGGAATTTGACCAGGACGACATTGCCGACCGGCTGTTGGATGAATTGCTGCTGGTGCTTGAGATCGACGGCCAAGACGATGCCCAGGATGATACCCAGGACCGTGACGAAGCATGCATCAAAGCACCACCGGTAGGCTTTACCCAGAAACGCGCTGCCTTGCTGGCCCAGTTTGATGACGCCAACCCGCAGGCGCTGGCACCGCTATTTACCCAGCTGTTGAGCAACGCCCGCAGCGTTCGCGATCATCTCGGTGATGACGCCTGGCGGGTGCTCCATCAACTGCGTCAGCGGATGAACAGCGTGACCCCCAACCTGGATGCCAGCGCCGCGCGGCGAACCTGCGAGGATATTTCCGCTCGGCTAGCCGCTTTCTTTGGGCTATGCAACGAAACCATGCCTCATCATTTCGGCTGGCGATTGATGGACATTGGCCGCTTTCTGGACCGTTTACTGGGGTTGTTGTCGCTGCTCAAGCTCACCCTTAACGCGCCACAAACGCCTGGCCTGGCACTCTGGGAAGTTGTGCTTGCCACCACCGATAACTTCAACGCCTATCGCCGCCGTTATCGTAGTGAGCTGCACCCGGAAGCGATTCTCGATCTGCTGCTGTTTGATGAAACCAACCCGCGCTCAGTGGGTTACATGCTCAAACGCCTTGAACGGCAAATCGACCGGCTGCCCAGCAGCGCCTCGCCCTACCGCAACGCCGAACGCCGGCTCTTGATTCAGGCCAATGCCGCGCTGCACCTTGCCGATATTGACCGTTTAAGCCATCTCGACACCCCTGAAGCGCAGGATGCCCTTGAACAACTGCTGGATACGCTGATTGAGCCGCTTAACGCATTGTCGGATGCGATCAGCCACAGCCATTTCAGCCATGTCGAACGGCCCCGCCAATTGGTCAGCATGGGGCCAGAGGCATGA
- a CDS encoding NfeD family protein, with protein sequence MDWNPAYSWLVLALLLSLAELTSGAMLLLALGVAAALTAAVTALGLTLPWQLISMGIFAGVLVPLGVMVIRPRFSPKGVDYGTTGTGVEKGNRYMSLKRDFDNATGIKINGDFYRLRVLEDDQTDLPNGTPVVFKRFEGTTALVSLAPADNARQDETSQHQE encoded by the coding sequence ATGGATTGGAACCCTGCTTACAGCTGGCTGGTACTCGCCCTGCTACTGAGTTTGGCAGAGCTCACCTCTGGCGCGATGCTGCTGCTTGCCCTAGGGGTCGCCGCAGCGCTCACAGCAGCGGTAACAGCGCTTGGCCTGACGCTCCCCTGGCAGTTGATCAGCATGGGAATATTTGCCGGCGTGCTGGTGCCACTCGGGGTAATGGTGATTCGCCCGCGTTTTTCACCCAAGGGTGTCGACTATGGCACCACCGGTACCGGCGTGGAGAAAGGCAACCGCTACATGTCGTTGAAACGCGATTTCGATAATGCCACCGGCATCAAGATCAACGGCGATTTTTATCGTTTGCGCGTACTTGAAGATGACCAAACCGACCTGCCCAATGGCACCCCTGTGGTGTTTAAACGCTTTGAAGGCACCACCGCCCTTGTCAGTCTCGCACCTGCCGACAACGCTCGTCAGGATGAGACGTCCCAACACCAGGAGTGA
- a CDS encoding SPFH domain-containing protein — protein sequence MDLPVSPGLLISLIIVVIGILIISKGLVIVRQSEVMVIERLGSFHRVLESGINIIVPFIEQPRAISMLRYRKMGEDYTAITTDETRIDRRETVMDFPGQPVVTTDNVTVRINGALYYQIIDPKRAVYEVENMSQAVEVLAKTTLRSVVGKMELDKLFESRAEVNNEIQAAMEEPASKWGVKISRVEVQDIAMPDEVESAMRLQMAAERKRRATVTEAEGEKSAAIAMAQGQRESSILNAEGDKESAILRAQGEQESIKLVLNAIGDSEENKRTVVGYLLGQSYIKGLPNMAKDGERVFVPYESSALLGSMGMFREMAGSPEDTVASHLKNRNGGRENGFQSGIVGGAAGGQ from the coding sequence ATGGATTTACCCGTCAGCCCAGGCCTACTGATAAGCCTGATTATTGTCGTCATCGGCATATTGATTATTTCGAAGGGCCTGGTGATCGTTCGCCAATCCGAGGTGATGGTGATTGAACGTCTTGGCTCGTTTCATCGGGTACTCGAAAGCGGCATCAACATCATTGTTCCTTTTATCGAGCAGCCGCGCGCCATCAGCATGCTTCGCTATCGTAAAATGGGTGAGGACTATACGGCCATTACCACCGATGAAACCCGTATCGACCGCCGCGAAACGGTCATGGATTTCCCCGGCCAGCCTGTCGTGACCACCGATAACGTCACCGTGCGCATCAATGGCGCGCTGTACTACCAGATTATCGACCCCAAACGGGCGGTATACGAAGTCGAAAACATGAGTCAGGCAGTGGAAGTATTGGCCAAGACCACACTGCGTTCGGTCGTGGGCAAGATGGAACTGGATAAACTGTTTGAATCCCGCGCGGAAGTGAACAACGAGATTCAGGCGGCGATGGAAGAGCCAGCCTCCAAGTGGGGCGTCAAAATCTCCCGCGTCGAGGTGCAGGATATCGCCATGCCCGATGAGGTTGAGTCGGCAATGCGCTTACAAATGGCCGCTGAGCGTAAGCGCCGCGCCACCGTTACAGAGGCGGAAGGCGAGAAATCCGCCGCTATCGCCATGGCCCAAGGCCAGCGGGAATCGTCTATTCTCAACGCCGAAGGCGATAAAGAATCGGCCATTCTGCGTGCCCAGGGCGAGCAGGAATCGATCAAGCTGGTACTCAACGCGATTGGCGACAGCGAAGAGAACAAGCGCACGGTTGTTGGCTACCTGCTGGGCCAGAGCTACATCAAAGGTCTGCCCAATATGGCCAAAGACGGCGAACGCGTCTTTGTACCTTACGAATCTTCCGCGCTACTCGGCTCGATGGGCATGTTCCGCGAAATGGCCGGCTCACCGGAAGATACCGTTGCCAGCCACCTGAAAAACCGCAACGGCGGTCGCGAAAACGGCTTCCAAAGCGGGATCGTTGGTGGTGCTGCCGGCGGGCAGTAA
- a CDS encoding TRAP transporter small permease gives MLQRLSSGLARLEETAAAALAAAVTCLILINIVFRVLGNPLYWISELSIYAMIWMTFLIAGAVFKRRQGVAVTLLSDVLPRAGRQLIGLWVDVMVLVFALLLVWLCWRWYQPVTLAQLGFDTGAFQGQTFNFIYAENTSTLGVKKFWVWLIVPWFALSLTLHGLANVWQSVTQWRHPGDEPTAETSP, from the coding sequence ATGTTGCAACGCCTTTCCTCGGGGCTTGCCCGTTTAGAAGAGACCGCCGCTGCCGCCTTGGCCGCGGCGGTGACGTGTTTGATCCTGATCAATATCGTTTTTCGCGTATTGGGCAACCCGCTTTATTGGATAAGCGAGTTATCCATCTACGCGATGATCTGGATGACCTTCCTGATTGCGGGGGCGGTGTTCAAGCGTCGCCAGGGGGTAGCGGTGACCTTGCTAAGCGATGTGTTGCCTCGTGCCGGACGACAACTGATAGGCCTCTGGGTGGACGTCATGGTGCTGGTATTTGCTCTGCTACTCGTTTGGCTTTGCTGGCGCTGGTATCAGCCGGTCACGCTCGCCCAACTAGGCTTTGACACCGGCGCGTTTCAGGGGCAGACCTTCAACTTCATTTACGCCGAGAACACCTCAACACTGGGCGTGAAAAAGTTCTGGGTGTGGCTGATTGTGCCGTGGTTTGCGCTATCGCTTACCCTGCATGGGCTGGCCAACGTCTGGCAGTCGGTTACACAGTGGCGCCACCCTGGCGACGAGCCGACAGCCGAGACATCGCCATGA
- a CDS encoding TRAP transporter large permease, with amino-acid sequence MTIAVFLVLLLGAVPIALVLALTAMVYIYVSGNTVLFESYPQQLFSAIESYGLLAIPLFMLAGELMNEGGLTRRLIALARILVGGFRGGLAYINLVANMMMAAIIGSAASQIAIMSRAMVPAMEEEGCDTPYSAAITAAGGLLSPIIPPSMLFVLFGVMAQVPIAEMFIAGLLPGLLLGASFFIVIALVGLVQQYPKGQWPSRRQALHDALWGLPAMLIPVIIIGGILWGIATPTESAALASLAALIMGRFVYGELRLIQMPQVLKRTAVNAGLVIMLIAAAGVFGWVVIYEQLPQMAAEWIAALTANPFVFLLMVIGALLLVGMVIDGIAALILVVPILMPIAESQFAISPYQFGVVVCLTLVLGLLTPPVGAGLFIASSMTGAPPLRIFRALLPFLLATLVTLVLLAWLPWLTNGLIQR; translated from the coding sequence ATGACCATTGCCGTATTTTTAGTGTTACTGCTCGGTGCCGTGCCGATTGCCCTGGTGCTTGCACTGACGGCGATGGTGTATATCTACGTCTCGGGCAATACCGTGCTGTTCGAGTCTTATCCACAACAGTTATTCAGCGCCATCGAAAGCTATGGGTTGCTGGCGATCCCGCTATTCATGCTGGCCGGGGAGCTGATGAACGAAGGCGGCCTTACCCGACGTTTGATAGCTCTGGCACGGATCCTGGTGGGCGGTTTCCGTGGGGGGCTGGCGTATATCAACCTGGTGGCCAACATGATGATGGCGGCCATTATCGGCTCGGCGGCGTCGCAAATTGCGATCATGTCCCGCGCCATGGTGCCCGCCATGGAAGAAGAGGGCTGCGACACGCCTTACAGCGCGGCGATTACCGCGGCAGGCGGCCTGCTGTCGCCGATTATTCCGCCCTCGATGCTGTTTGTGCTGTTCGGGGTAATGGCCCAGGTACCCATCGCCGAGATGTTTATTGCCGGGTTGCTGCCGGGGTTATTGCTGGGGGCGAGTTTCTTTATCGTAATCGCGCTGGTCGGGCTGGTGCAGCAATACCCCAAAGGCCAGTGGCCCAGCCGCCGTCAGGCATTGCACGACGCATTGTGGGGGCTGCCCGCGATGTTGATTCCGGTGATTATCATTGGCGGCATTTTATGGGGTATTGCCACGCCCACCGAGTCGGCGGCGCTGGCCTCGCTCGCGGCCTTGATCATGGGGCGTTTTGTGTATGGCGAACTGCGCCTGATTCAAATGCCCCAGGTGCTCAAGCGCACGGCGGTCAACGCCGGTCTAGTCATCATGCTGATTGCCGCCGCCGGGGTATTTGGCTGGGTGGTGATCTACGAGCAGTTGCCACAAATGGCGGCCGAGTGGATCGCAGCCCTCACGGCCAACCCCTTTGTCTTTCTGCTGATGGTGATTGGCGCGCTGCTGCTGGTAGGCATGGTCATCGATGGTATCGCCGCGCTGATTCTGGTAGTGCCGATTTTAATGCCGATTGCCGAATCACAATTCGCCATTAGCCCTTATCAGTTTGGCGTCGTGGTGTGTTTGACCTTGGTGTTGGGACTGTTAACGCCCCCTGTGGGGGCCGGGCTGTTTATTGCCTCCTCCATGACCGGCGCGCCGCCGCTGAGAATCTTCCGTGCCCTGCTGCCGTTTTTGCTGGCGACATTGGTCACGCTGGTATTGCTTGCCTGGCTTCCTTGGCTCACCAACGGATTGATACAGCGTTAA
- a CDS encoding transglutaminase family protein yields MNYTLRHTTRYHYSAPVTLCHSEARMLPRKTPHQQCGASTLDIHPLPDVQAERRDIFGNRVLYFAQENIHQTLDVTVVTPITTRPLAALPEHSQAWERVAESLSVDRRFDIQLYCLDSPFIRRHDELAAFARRCFTPGRSQVDAALALNRLIYETFAYDPSVTTLATPLSEVLASRSGVCQDFAHLAIGALRSIGLAARYVSGYLETQPPPGQPRLVGADASHAWLATWIPDWGWLALDPTNGTVAGEQHPVLGWGRDYADVAPLKGVMNGGGDHQLDVEVDVMPLTDNGAA; encoded by the coding sequence ATGAACTACACCCTGCGACATACCACGCGTTACCACTACAGCGCACCGGTAACGCTGTGCCACAGCGAAGCGCGAATGCTGCCGCGCAAAACCCCGCATCAGCAGTGTGGCGCGTCAACGCTTGATATTCACCCCCTGCCCGATGTCCAGGCTGAGCGACGCGATATATTCGGTAACCGGGTTCTTTACTTCGCCCAGGAAAACATTCACCAAACGCTGGATGTCACCGTTGTCACGCCGATTACGACCCGACCGTTGGCCGCGCTCCCTGAGCATTCCCAAGCGTGGGAGCGCGTTGCCGAAAGCCTCAGTGTTGATCGCCGTTTTGACATCCAGTTGTACTGTCTGGACTCGCCCTTTATTCGTCGCCACGACGAACTGGCGGCCTTTGCCCGGCGCTGTTTCACGCCGGGCCGTTCGCAGGTCGACGCCGCGCTGGCATTGAATCGGTTGATATACGAAACCTTCGCTTATGATCCCAGCGTCACCACCCTGGCCACCCCGCTCAGCGAGGTGCTGGCGAGTCGCAGCGGGGTATGCCAGGACTTCGCCCACCTGGCCATTGGTGCCCTACGCTCGATCGGTCTGGCAGCCCGCTACGTCAGCGGCTACCTGGAAACCCAGCCACCGCCCGGCCAACCAAGGCTGGTGGGTGCCGATGCGTCCCACGCCTGGCTGGCGACCTGGATTCCCGACTGGGGATGGCTGGCACTTGACCCTACCAACGGCACAGTGGCCGGCGAGCAGCACCCGGTGCTGGGATGGGGCCGCGATTACGCTGACGTTGCGCCGCTCAAGGGCGTCATGAACGGCGGCGGCGACCACCAGCTGGACGTTGAGGTAGATGTGATGCCGCTGACGGATAACGGCGCGGCCTAG
- a CDS encoding DUF3581 family protein translates to MFKEFYTQRGEYVLISAEQASHFAKGVAGDYNPIHNPDARRFCVPGDLLFALVLAKFGLSRHMAFRFTSMVGADTPLLFSEAENGELHVCDESGKCYLQVVRHGEWTDDPSVIEAFTRCYVAFSGKNFPHYLKPLMEQHGVMFNPKRPLVIYDSMGFSLERLNAVSPGLTLSHSSLDVQGKRADALLEFAIESAGELVGVGSKKLVVSGICPYDADEMAAIVDEFYRLKAAYLASVE, encoded by the coding sequence ATGTTCAAGGAATTTTACACGCAGCGCGGAGAGTATGTGTTGATCTCCGCTGAGCAGGCCAGCCACTTCGCCAAGGGCGTCGCGGGGGACTACAACCCGATCCATAATCCGGATGCGCGGCGTTTCTGTGTGCCAGGGGACCTTCTTTTTGCGCTGGTGTTGGCAAAATTTGGTTTGTCTCGGCACATGGCGTTTCGTTTTACCAGCATGGTGGGCGCGGATACACCACTGCTATTCAGCGAAGCCGAAAACGGTGAGCTTCACGTATGCGATGAAAGCGGTAAATGCTATTTGCAGGTTGTTCGCCACGGTGAATGGACTGACGATCCCTCGGTGATAGAAGCCTTTACCCGCTGCTACGTGGCGTTTTCGGGCAAGAACTTTCCCCACTATCTCAAGCCGCTGATGGAGCAGCACGGGGTCATGTTCAATCCCAAGCGCCCGCTGGTGATCTACGACAGCATGGGGTTTTCCCTGGAGCGCTTGAACGCGGTGTCGCCAGGGTTGACGCTTAGCCATTCATCGCTGGATGTGCAGGGCAAGCGCGCCGATGCACTACTTGAATTTGCCATTGAATCAGCAGGCGAGTTGGTCGGGGTAGGCTCTAAAAAGCTGGTTGTCAGCGGGATATGCCCCTACGACGCTGATGAGATGGCAGCGATTGTTGACGAGTTTTATCGGCTCAAGGCGGCTTATCTCGCATCCGTCGAGTAA
- a CDS encoding trimeric intracellular cation channel family protein codes for MSGIVYWLDMVGVIVFALSGVILACRSRMDPFGMLVLAAVTGIGGGTLRDLVLGVRPVFWVSDPTYLWVIFATVGVSLVGFHYIHRLSRGFLPIADAFGLALFTVIGAHKALLLGTSGVVAVLMGMMTGVAGGMIRDVLAQRVPMVLREEIYATAAMAGGTVYVLLHAMQAPLILTIAASLSVTLGLRVAAIHWHLALPVFAWVSVAPKTDDDAAAPLSTSQKAKERVRMIRRERNRR; via the coding sequence GTGTCGGGTATTGTCTATTGGTTGGATATGGTGGGGGTGATCGTCTTTGCCCTGTCCGGGGTCATCCTGGCGTGCCGTTCGCGCATGGACCCGTTTGGCATGCTGGTGCTGGCTGCCGTTACGGGGATAGGCGGCGGCACGCTGCGCGATCTGGTGCTGGGGGTCAGGCCGGTTTTTTGGGTGTCTGATCCAACCTATCTGTGGGTCATTTTTGCCACCGTGGGCGTTTCGCTGGTGGGGTTTCATTATATTCACCGGCTGTCACGGGGTTTTTTGCCGATTGCTGACGCCTTTGGCCTGGCGTTATTTACCGTGATTGGCGCTCATAAAGCGCTGTTGTTAGGGACATCCGGCGTTGTCGCCGTGTTGATGGGGATGATGACGGGAGTGGCCGGTGGCATGATCCGCGATGTGCTGGCCCAGCGAGTACCCATGGTACTGCGCGAGGAAATCTACGCCACGGCGGCGATGGCGGGAGGCACTGTTTACGTGCTACTGCACGCCATGCAAGCCCCGCTTATCCTGACCATTGCCGCCTCGTTAAGCGTGACGCTTGGGTTGCGAGTCGCGGCGATTCATTGGCATCTGGCGCTGCCGGTATTTGCCTGGGTAAGCGTAGCGCCCAAAACCGACGATGACGCGGCGGCACCACTTTCCACGTCGCAAAAAGCCAAAGAGCGGGTCAGGATGATTCGCCGGGAGCGAAACCGTCGTTAA
- a CDS encoding TRAP transporter substrate-binding protein — translation MNHRKLLTLAITATALAVTSFNAQARDFRLGLITPAQHLWSTEAEAFAETLHERSDGEHSVSVFPAQQLGNEAQMVQQLQSGALDMAFLTIAEISNRIPDFGALYAPYLVDDVNHAARLLRSDAAGELLDLMPEGVGLVGVGYGMVGMRQVLSRDPIESAADLEGQRLRITPFEPIRDFYTATGAAPAPMPLLEVYDALANGQVDAIDMDFDSILILKFYEQADNLLISNHMMFPMVGVVSGRVWRELSEEDRELIDTTMAEHLENVLVGFEEKDAAQEEEIRALDINIVEADAEFFAEAIAEWEAIWAPKAPMLETLREEAERLSE, via the coding sequence ATGAACCATCGTAAACTGCTGACCCTAGCCATTACCGCGACTGCGCTGGCGGTAACGTCATTCAATGCCCAGGCTCGTGACTTTCGTTTAGGGCTGATTACACCGGCCCAGCATCTTTGGTCGACCGAAGCAGAAGCCTTTGCTGAAACGTTGCATGAGCGCTCTGATGGCGAGCATAGCGTATCGGTATTTCCTGCCCAGCAACTGGGTAACGAAGCGCAGATGGTGCAGCAGTTGCAAAGCGGGGCCCTGGACATGGCCTTTCTGACCATTGCCGAAATCTCCAACCGGATTCCCGATTTCGGCGCACTTTACGCGCCTTATCTGGTCGATGACGTCAACCACGCCGCACGCTTGCTGCGTTCGGACGCTGCCGGCGAGCTGCTGGACCTGATGCCGGAAGGTGTCGGCCTGGTCGGCGTTGGCTACGGGATGGTGGGCATGCGCCAGGTGCTCAGCCGTGACCCTATCGAGAGCGCCGCTGACCTGGAAGGTCAGCGCCTGCGGATTACCCCGTTTGAGCCGATTCGTGATTTCTACACGGCGACTGGTGCCGCTCCCGCGCCCATGCCGTTGTTGGAAGTGTACGATGCCCTGGCCAACGGTCAGGTAGACGCTATCGATATGGACTTCGACTCCATTCTGATTCTCAAATTCTACGAGCAGGCTGATAATCTGCTGATTTCCAACCACATGATGTTCCCCATGGTGGGAGTGGTGTCCGGGCGGGTATGGCGCGAGCTATCCGAAGAAGACCGTGAGCTGATCGATACCACCATGGCCGAGCATCTGGAAAATGTGCTGGTAGGCTTTGAGGAGAAAGACGCCGCTCAGGAAGAAGAGATCCGCGCCCTGGATATCAATATCGTCGAAGCCGACGCTGAGTTTTTCGCTGAGGCGATTGCCGAGTGGGAAGCTATCTGGGCACCCAAGGCGCCGATGCTGGAAACCCTGCGCGAAGAAGCCGAGCGCCTGAGCGAGTAA